One Malania oleifera isolate guangnan ecotype guangnan chromosome 9, ASM2987363v1, whole genome shotgun sequence DNA segment encodes these proteins:
- the LOC131163603 gene encoding elicitor-responsive protein 3 isoform X1: MPRGTLEVLLVNAKGLENTDFLGNMDPYVILFCRTQEQKSSVASGQGSQPEWNENFVFTITGEVSELRIKIMDSDSATQDDFVGEVTIPLDPLFMEGSLPPTSYNVVKDEEYCGEIRVGLTFTPDVRFCFLYIFYSILFTVLKVKLEAKNVPLKQLERWQLLLLI, encoded by the exons ATGCCTCGAGGAACTCTTGAAGTTCTCCTTGTGAATGCCAAAGGTCTCGAGAACACCGATTTTCTCG GTAACATGGATCCTTATGTCATCCTCTTTTGCCGTACTCAGGAGCAGAAAAGCAGCGTTGCATCAG GGCAAGGGTCTCAGCCAGAATGGAATGAGAATTTTGTATTCACCATAACTGGTGAGGTCTCCGAACTCAGGATAAAGATCATGGACAGCGATAGTGCTACTCAAGATGATTTTGTGGGAGAAGTAAC CATTCCTCTAGATCCACTATTCATGGAAGGCAGCCTCCCACCAACATCATACAATGTGGTTAAGGATGAAGAATACTGTGGAGAGATTAGAGTTGGCCTCACATTCACACCAGATGTAAGATtttgttttttatatattttttattccatATTATTTACTGTTTTGAAAGTCAAATTAGAAGCAAAAAATGTTCCTCTTAAACAACTTGAGAGGTGGCAATTGTTGTTGCTCATTTAA
- the LOC131163603 gene encoding elicitor-responsive protein 3 isoform X2, with protein MPRGTLEVLLVNAKGLENTDFLGNMDPYVILFCRTQEQKSSVASGQGSQPEWNENFVFTITGEVSELRIKIMDSDSATQDDFVGEVTIPLDPLFMEGSLPPTSYNVVKDEEYCGEIRVGLTFTPDRMCDHGFQAEEESYGGWKDSGAAY; from the exons ATGCCTCGAGGAACTCTTGAAGTTCTCCTTGTGAATGCCAAAGGTCTCGAGAACACCGATTTTCTCG GTAACATGGATCCTTATGTCATCCTCTTTTGCCGTACTCAGGAGCAGAAAAGCAGCGTTGCATCAG GGCAAGGGTCTCAGCCAGAATGGAATGAGAATTTTGTATTCACCATAACTGGTGAGGTCTCCGAACTCAGGATAAAGATCATGGACAGCGATAGTGCTACTCAAGATGATTTTGTGGGAGAAGTAAC CATTCCTCTAGATCCACTATTCATGGAAGGCAGCCTCCCACCAACATCATACAATGTGGTTAAGGATGAAGAATACTGTGGAGAGATTAGAGTTGGCCTCACATTCACACCAGAT AGAATGTGTGATCATGGTTTCCAAGCAGAGGAGGAAAGCTATGGCGGGTGGAAAGACTCAGGAGCAGCATATTGA
- the LOC131163602 gene encoding thaumatin-like protein, with the protein MGFLGALTISLSILATLSATSHAATFVVRNNCPYTVWAAAVPGGGRRLNQGQQWSFNVNPGTKQARIWPRTKCNFDGSGRGKCETGDCGGLLNCQSYGTPPNTLAEYALNQFNNLDFFDISLVDGFNVPMDFSPTSSQCTRGIRCTANINGECPNQLRAPGGCNNPCTVFRTDQYCCNSGNCSPTDFSRFFKGRCPDAYSYPKDDQTSTFTCPGGTNYRVVFCP; encoded by the coding sequence ATGGGCTTCCTAGGCGCTCTTACCATTTCCCTCTCCATTCTCGCCACCCTCTCCGCCACCTCCCACGCGGCCACCTTCGTTGTCCGCAACAACTGCCCTTACACCGTATGGGCCGCGGCCGTCCCCGGCGGCGGCCGCCGGCTCAACCAAGGCCAACAGTGGTCTTTCAACGTGAACCCGGGCACGAAACAAGCCCGCATATGGCCCCGAACCAAATGCAACTTCGACGGGTCGGGTCGGGGCAAGTGCGAGACCGGGGACTGCGGCGGGTTGCTCAATTGCCAGTCCTACGGCACCCCGCCCAACACCCTGGCCGAGTACGCCCTAAACCAGTTCAACAACTTGGACTTCTTCGACATCTCGCTGGTAGACGGGTTCAACGTGCCCATGGACTTCAGCCCGACGTCAAGCCAGTGCACCCGGGGGATCCGGTGCACCGCAAACATAAACGGGGAGTGCCCGAACCAGCTGAGGGCGCCGGGCGGGTGCAACAACCCGTGTACCGTTTTCAGAACGGACCAGTACTGCTGCAACTCCGGGAACTGCAGCCCAACAGACTTCTCTAGGTTTTTTAAGGGCAGGTGCCCCGACGCGTACAGCTACCCTAAGGATGATCAGACCAGCACGTTTACCTGCCCTGGGGGGACTAACTATAGGGTAGTCTTCTGCCCTTAG